Proteins encoded in a region of the Armatimonadota bacterium genome:
- a CDS encoding enoyl-ACP reductase, whose amino-acid sequence MLLEGKKGLVLNVTNKNSIGWAIADAANAHGATVGVGAQNDKLLGRVQEMIDGRERFDTFTVDFGFDDQLEALRDAVAAAYGTIDFLVHSAAFAKKEDLQGRFIDTSRDGFSVAMDVSAYSLIALCRALEPVLADDASVMTMSYLGSVRAVLGYNVMGVAKAALESAVRYLAIDLGERGIRVNTVSPGPINTVSARGVKGLIEKIDHVHERAPLKRPFAQEEVAGTCVYLMSDLSKGVSGQVVYVDDGYNVVGI is encoded by the coding sequence ATGCTCCTGGAAGGCAAGAAGGGCCTCGTCCTCAACGTCACCAATAAGAACAGCATCGGCTGGGCCATCGCCGACGCTGCGAACGCGCACGGAGCGACCGTCGGCGTCGGCGCGCAGAACGACAAGCTGCTCGGTCGGGTGCAGGAGATGATCGACGGGCGGGAGCGGTTCGACACGTTCACGGTCGATTTCGGGTTCGACGACCAGCTCGAAGCTTTGCGCGACGCCGTCGCTGCGGCGTACGGCACGATCGACTTCCTCGTCCACAGCGCCGCCTTTGCCAAGAAGGAAGACCTCCAGGGACGATTCATCGACACGAGCCGCGACGGCTTTTCGGTCGCTATGGACGTCAGCGCCTACTCCCTGATCGCACTTTGCCGAGCCCTCGAACCCGTCCTTGCGGACGACGCGAGCGTCATGACGATGAGCTACCTCGGTAGCGTCCGTGCGGTCTTGGGCTACAACGTCATGGGGGTGGCGAAGGCCGCGCTGGAATCGGCGGTCCGATACCTGGCCATCGACCTTGGGGAGCGCGGCATCCGGGTCAATACGGTCAGCCCGGGCCCGATCAACACGGTTTCGGCACGCGGCGTCAAGGGCCTGATCGAGAAGATCGATCACGTCCACGAGCGGGCCCCTCTCAAACGCCCGTTCGCCCAAGAAGAAGTGGCCGGTACCTGCGTCTACCTGATGAGCGACCTTTCCAAGGGAGTCAGCGGACAGGTCGTCTACGTCGACGACGGTTACAACGTCGTCGGCATCTGA